A single region of the Leptolyngbya subtilissima AS-A7 genome encodes:
- a CDS encoding HAD family hydrolase, protein MGEVQPLPSHGFSPRPQLLATDMDGTLTRQGKFTPALLQGLEQLQGLGLPVMIVTGRSAGWVNGLAHYLPVVGAMAENGGIYFPHNGPPEPLVEIPNLVAHRQLLQKAFTQLQWRWPKLRESDDNRFRLTDWTFDIEGLTQADLDEMAELCQSLAWGFTYSTVQCHLFTLGQSKAAGLQRVVKRYFAPIAAAEVLTVGDSPNDESMFNPALFPQSVGVANVVDYWPRLTHHPTYITKSTEVAGFLELVEALVQNS, encoded by the coding sequence ATGGGCGAAGTTCAACCATTACCCAGCCACGGGTTTTCACCCCGACCCCAGCTGCTAGCCACCGACATGGATGGCACCCTCACCCGCCAGGGCAAGTTTACCCCCGCCCTACTGCAAGGGCTAGAACAGCTCCAGGGTTTAGGTCTGCCGGTGATGATTGTCACCGGGCGATCGGCAGGATGGGTGAATGGCCTCGCCCACTATCTCCCCGTAGTTGGGGCCATGGCCGAAAACGGCGGCATCTACTTTCCCCACAACGGGCCGCCAGAGCCATTAGTTGAAATTCCCAACTTGGTCGCCCACCGTCAGCTGCTGCAAAAGGCCTTTACCCAACTTCAGTGGCGGTGGCCTAAGCTGCGCGAGTCAGACGACAATCGCTTTCGTCTCACCGACTGGACGTTTGACATTGAGGGCCTAACCCAGGCCGATCTAGATGAAATGGCAGAGCTGTGCCAATCGCTGGCCTGGGGGTTTACCTACAGCACCGTGCAGTGCCACCTATTTACGCTGGGTCAGTCTAAGGCAGCGGGCTTGCAGCGGGTGGTCAAGCGCTACTTTGCGCCGATCGCCGCCGCTGAGGTCTTGACCGTGGGCGACAGCCCCAACGATGAGAGCATGTTTAACCCAGCCCTGTTTCCCCAATCGGTGGGGGTGGCCAACGTGGTCGATTACTGGCCCCGGCTTACCCATCACCCCACCTACATCACCAAGTCCACCGAAGTGGCAGGATTTTTAGAACTCGTAGAAGCCCTAGTGCAGAATTCTTAG
- a CDS encoding NAD(P)(+) transhydrogenase (Re/Si-specific) subunit beta, translated as MENNLVTAAYIVASALFILSLAGLSQPETAKRGNLLGILGMAIAFGATALICQGYPVQIGSIGLGVLVGVLAAARVAMTDMPEMVALLNSFVGLAAVLVGFAEYLQPSAALTGTDITVHRVEIYIGVFIGIVTFTGSMIAVAKLRGWVPSRAVLLPARHIFTLGMLGAIAFLVAPFLTATGSPGMWILAAMTAIAGIFGIVIVMAIGGADMAVVISLLNSYSGLASAAAGFMLNNDLLIITGALVGSSGAILSYIMCKGMNRSFVNVLLGGFGETASSGKAAALEGSATSTTTGEVVELLANAQSVVIVPGYGMAVAQAQHPVAEITRLLRAQGKQVRFGIHPVAGRMPGHMNVLLAEANVPYDIVLEMDEINDDLSHTDVVLVVGANDTVNPSAKNDPNSPIAGMPVMEVWEADTVVVLKRGMSSGYAGVENPLFFNDNTLMLFGDAKTNVNGILAQLSTSTAPAPALAAV; from the coding sequence ATGGAAAATAACCTCGTAACCGCGGCCTACATCGTCGCCAGCGCCCTCTTCATCCTCAGTCTGGCGGGGCTGTCGCAGCCAGAGACCGCTAAGCGGGGCAACCTGCTGGGCATTCTCGGCATGGCGATCGCATTTGGGGCCACGGCGCTCATTTGCCAAGGCTACCCCGTTCAGATCGGCTCTATCGGCCTCGGCGTGCTGGTGGGCGTGCTGGCCGCCGCCCGCGTGGCGATGACCGACATGCCCGAAATGGTGGCGCTGCTCAACAGCTTTGTGGGCCTGGCCGCTGTCCTCGTCGGCTTTGCTGAATACCTTCAGCCCAGTGCCGCCCTCACAGGCACGGATATTACCGTTCACCGGGTGGAAATCTATATCGGCGTGTTCATTGGCATTGTCACCTTCACCGGGTCGATGATTGCGGTGGCCAAGCTGCGGGGTTGGGTACCTAGCCGAGCGGTGCTGCTGCCCGCCCGCCACATATTTACGCTAGGAATGCTGGGGGCGATCGCATTCCTTGTCGCGCCCTTTCTCACCGCTACCGGCAGCCCGGGGATGTGGATTTTGGCGGCGATGACTGCGATCGCAGGCATCTTTGGCATTGTGATCGTAATGGCGATCGGCGGGGCCGACATGGCGGTGGTGATTTCGCTGCTCAACAGCTATTCGGGTCTGGCCTCAGCGGCAGCCGGCTTCATGCTCAACAATGACCTGCTGATCATCACTGGGGCGCTAGTCGGCAGCAGCGGTGCCATTCTCAGCTACATCATGTGCAAAGGCATGAACCGCTCCTTCGTCAACGTGCTGCTGGGCGGCTTTGGAGAAACCGCTAGCTCCGGCAAGGCAGCCGCCCTGGAGGGCAGCGCCACTAGCACCACCACAGGCGAAGTCGTCGAGCTGCTGGCCAACGCCCAAAGTGTCGTAATCGTCCCCGGCTACGGCATGGCTGTGGCCCAGGCCCAGCACCCCGTGGCGGAAATCACCCGCCTGCTCCGTGCCCAGGGCAAGCAGGTGCGCTTTGGCATTCACCCCGTGGCAGGTCGCATGCCCGGCCACATGAACGTGCTGCTGGCCGAGGCCAACGTGCCCTACGACATCGTGCTTGAGATGGACGAAATCAACGACGACCTGTCCCACACCGATGTGGTGCTGGTGGTCGGTGCCAACGACACCGTTAACCCCAGCGCCAAAAATGACCCCAACAGCCCAATCGCTGGAATGCCCGTGATGGAAGTCTGGGAAGCCGATACCGTAGTGGTGCTCAAGCGCGGCATGTCGTCGGGCTATGCCGGAGTCGAGAATCCGCTGTTCTTCAACGACAACACGCTGATGCTGTTTGGTGATGCCAAAACCAACGTCAACGGCATTTTGGCTCAGCTCTCCACCTCAACAGCTCCCGCCCCCGCCCTCGCCGCAGTCTAG
- the pntA gene encoding Re/Si-specific NAD(P)(+) transhydrogenase subunit alpha, which produces MTIAAPKDNSVAAPLDAAPSGLKVGIPKEVFAGEQRVAATPDTAKKLQKLGFEVLVETQAGAGASFTDSAYEAAGCTVVADAASLWEAADVVLKVRSPQHHPTLDRHEATLLKPEQTLVSFIWPAQNPELLEQLAGQGGTVLAMDSVPRISRAQKLDALSSMANIGGYRAVIEAASHFGRCFTGQITAAGKMPPAKVMVIGVGVAGLAAIGAAKSLGAIVKAFDTRLVVKEQVQSLGAEFLELHFEEDGSGEGGYAKVMSPAFIAAEMALFAQQAKDVDIIITTALIPGKPAPLLITQEMVESMKPGSVVVDLAAEQGGNCEVTEPGQVTSHNGVTIIGLTDLPSRMASQASQLYGNNLVHLLSDLGGAENFTIDMEDQVIRATTVIHNGQVTWPPPKVEAPAPTPSNQPAIATTTADAPAAKSWFSQLLWPMLIGLACVAIGLWAPASFMTHLTVFVLASFLGWKVIWDVSPSLHTPLMSVTNAISGIIIIGGMLQISNNIASPMTILGAIALFLGTVNIAGGFMVSQRMLNMFHK; this is translated from the coding sequence ATGACCATTGCAGCACCCAAAGACAATTCTGTAGCCGCTCCCCTAGATGCCGCCCCCTCCGGGCTGAAGGTTGGCATTCCGAAGGAGGTGTTTGCGGGCGAACAGCGGGTCGCCGCTACCCCCGATACCGCCAAGAAATTGCAAAAACTAGGCTTTGAGGTCTTGGTCGAAACCCAGGCCGGGGCCGGGGCCAGCTTTACCGACAGCGCCTATGAGGCCGCTGGCTGCACGGTGGTGGCCGATGCCGCCAGCCTGTGGGAAGCCGCCGATGTGGTGCTCAAGGTGCGATCGCCCCAGCACCACCCCACCCTCGATCGCCATGAGGCCACTCTGCTCAAGCCCGAGCAAACCCTGGTCAGCTTTATCTGGCCCGCCCAAAATCCTGAGCTGCTAGAGCAGCTAGCCGGCCAGGGTGGCACTGTCCTAGCGATGGATTCTGTCCCCCGCATTTCTCGCGCTCAAAAGCTGGATGCCCTCAGCTCGATGGCCAACATCGGTGGCTACCGAGCGGTGATCGAAGCCGCCAGCCACTTTGGTCGCTGCTTCACCGGACAAATTACCGCTGCGGGCAAAATGCCCCCCGCTAAGGTGATGGTGATTGGGGTTGGCGTGGCCGGGCTGGCTGCGATCGGGGCTGCCAAGAGTTTGGGGGCGATCGTTAAAGCCTTTGACACCCGCCTAGTGGTCAAAGAGCAGGTGCAGAGCCTAGGCGCAGAATTTCTAGAGCTGCACTTTGAAGAAGACGGCAGCGGCGAAGGGGGCTACGCCAAGGTGATGAGCCCAGCCTTTATCGCCGCCGAAATGGCCCTGTTTGCCCAGCAGGCCAAAGACGTTGACATCATCATCACCACAGCACTGATCCCCGGCAAACCAGCGCCGCTGCTGATCACCCAGGAAATGGTCGAGAGCATGAAGCCCGGCTCGGTAGTTGTCGATCTGGCCGCTGAGCAGGGGGGCAACTGCGAAGTCACCGAGCCCGGTCAGGTAACTTCTCACAACGGCGTCACTATTATTGGCCTGACCGACCTGCCCAGCCGCATGGCCTCCCAGGCCAGCCAGCTCTACGGCAACAACCTGGTGCACCTGCTCAGCGACCTGGGCGGAGCCGAAAACTTCACCATCGACATGGAAGACCAGGTAATTCGCGCCACCACGGTGATTCACAACGGCCAAGTGACCTGGCCGCCGCCAAAAGTGGAAGCTCCCGCCCCCACCCCCAGCAACCAACCGGCGATCGCCACCACCACCGCAGATGCTCCAGCAGCAAAATCCTGGTTTAGTCAGCTGCTCTGGCCCATGCTAATTGGCTTGGCCTGCGTTGCCATTGGCCTCTGGGCCCCCGCCTCGTTTATGACCCACCTGACCGTCTTCGTCCTGGCCAGCTTCCTCGGCTGGAAGGTGATTTGGGACGTATCGCCCAGCCTGCACACACCCCTGATGAGCGTCACCAACGCTATCAGCGGCATCATTATCATCGGCGGCATGCTGCAAATTTCTAACAACATCGCCTCACCGATGACGATTTTAGGGGCGATCGCCCTATTCCTCGGCACCGTCAACATTGCCGGCGGCTTTATGGTCTCCCAGCGCATGCTGAACATGTTCCACAAGTAA